The following are encoded together in the Fodinibius salinus genome:
- a CDS encoding AI-2E family transporter: protein MNNFTLERVIKSVLGIAGITVLGLLLYYFGTLVGYAIVAMIFSYMLDPLVNRMQAAGMNRTGAIVLVLSALMLILVWISTNIIPIIANQMVELAGQLNIQNIQNITRQIEERLIQEFSFLPKDFLSDNLTQGLQNLFDVGELPAALSNIIGIFTNIFSAALIIPFATFFFLKDGLTIRRDILQIVPNKYFETSLSIIDKIETRLGIYFRSVMLQSLIVAFTSWLGLTVVGLENALSVGIAVGLANTIPYFGPIIGYILSIIVSIIEVGDFSLVLPCILAILLVQILDNIVLQPLIFSRSADMHPVAILFIIMIGAQVGGILGMLVAIPIATIIKITFNQISWSYNNYHVFRSSS, encoded by the coding sequence ATGAATAATTTTACCCTTGAGCGTGTCATAAAATCGGTATTAGGGATAGCCGGTATTACGGTGCTGGGATTGTTGCTATATTATTTTGGTACGCTTGTAGGATATGCCATAGTAGCTATGATTTTTAGCTACATGCTTGACCCACTCGTCAACCGTATGCAGGCAGCCGGAATGAATCGAACTGGGGCCATCGTACTTGTATTAAGCGCACTTATGCTTATCCTCGTCTGGATTTCTACCAATATTATCCCCATAATAGCTAATCAAATGGTAGAACTGGCCGGGCAGCTCAATATTCAAAACATCCAAAATATTACCCGCCAAATTGAAGAGCGGCTCATTCAAGAATTTTCATTTTTACCAAAGGATTTTTTAAGCGACAATTTAACCCAGGGTTTGCAAAATCTATTTGATGTTGGTGAGCTACCTGCTGCCCTCAGCAATATTATCGGCATATTCACTAATATTTTTTCTGCGGCACTTATCATTCCTTTTGCCACCTTCTTTTTCCTAAAAGACGGTCTCACTATTCGACGTGATATTCTACAGATCGTCCCCAATAAATATTTTGAGACTTCGCTTAGTATCATTGATAAGATTGAAACGCGGCTGGGCATTTATTTTCGAAGCGTTATGCTCCAAAGCCTTATTGTGGCCTTCACCTCATGGTTAGGGCTGACTGTCGTTGGGCTTGAAAATGCCCTGTCAGTAGGTATTGCCGTGGGACTTGCCAACACCATTCCCTACTTTGGTCCTATTATCGGCTATATTCTTTCAATTATTGTTTCAATCATAGAAGTGGGCGACTTTTCACTGGTACTACCCTGTATTTTAGCCATCTTGCTTGTACAAATTCTCGACAATATTGTACTACAACCATTAATCTTTTCACGGTCAGCAGACATGCACCCTGTTGCTATCTTATTTATTATTATGATTGGGGCACAAGTTGGTGGCATTCTGGGTATGCTAGTTGCTATTCCTATTGCAACAATTATCAAGATTACCTTTAATCAGATTAGCTGGAGTTATAATAATTACCATGTATTTCGAAGCAGTTCGTAA
- a CDS encoding regulatory protein RecX gives MDEISNHNLPGVISAVSVQKNDKERYSIFVDDEFLIGIAEHTLLKFNLAKGDTITPSLFRKLQRQEGRSVVKSYMMKLLGRRDHARKELFTKAIRKDYEKDVIEDVLNELQQKGYLNEAKFADKFASDKSRLNKWGPQKIKSHLFKKGIPNKIAEQSIQKTFEDVDLKQRFLDLVLKRKRRFLREEDVYKRKKKVVDHLARKGYRPGNIFDHIDELMEAIAQ, from the coding sequence ATGGATGAAATATCGAATCATAATTTACCGGGCGTTATTTCTGCGGTGAGCGTTCAAAAAAATGATAAAGAACGCTATTCTATTTTCGTTGACGATGAATTTTTAATCGGTATTGCAGAACATACGTTACTTAAATTTAACCTTGCAAAAGGCGATACAATAACGCCCTCACTTTTTCGAAAATTGCAACGCCAAGAGGGGCGATCTGTAGTGAAATCATATATGATGAAACTATTGGGCCGTCGCGACCATGCCCGAAAAGAATTATTTACCAAGGCCATCCGCAAGGATTATGAGAAAGATGTGATCGAAGATGTTCTCAATGAACTGCAACAGAAAGGGTATCTCAACGAGGCTAAATTTGCTGATAAGTTTGCCTCCGACAAAAGCAGGCTTAATAAATGGGGACCGCAAAAAATAAAGTCCCATTTATTTAAGAAAGGAATACCTAATAAAATAGCAGAACAAAGTATCCAAAAAACCTTCGAGGATGTTGACTTAAAACAAAGATTTTTAGATTTGGTTTTAAAGCGTAAAAGACGATTTTTAAGAGAAGAAGACGTGTATAAACGAAAGAAGAAAGTAGTTGATCATCTGGCAAGAAAAGGATATCGGCCCGGTAATATTTTTGATCACATTGATGAGCTAATGGAAGCCATTGCACAATGA